In Desulfofundulus kuznetsovii DSM 6115, the following are encoded in one genomic region:
- the hisB gene encoding imidazoleglycerol-phosphate dehydratase HisB has protein sequence MGKISLQRVAGLKRRTGETEIRVHLNLDGTGNYQIRTGIGFLDHMLCLFTRHACFDLELNARGDLEVDNHHTVEDTAICLGRALKEALGNKEGINRYGHALLPMDEALVLVAVDLSGRGFLAYEVSLPSPRVGNFDTELVEEFLRALALNGEFTLHVRLLAGRNTHHIIEAIFKGLGRALKSAMAPDPRTPGVPSTKGLL, from the coding sequence GTGGGGAAAATAAGTTTACAGAGGGTGGCCGGGCTAAAACGCCGCACCGGTGAAACGGAAATCCGGGTGCACCTGAACCTGGATGGGACGGGCAACTACCAGATCAGGACAGGCATCGGCTTTCTGGATCACATGCTTTGCCTATTCACCCGGCACGCCTGTTTTGACCTGGAGCTGAACGCCCGGGGCGACCTGGAAGTGGATAATCACCATACGGTGGAAGATACGGCCATTTGCCTGGGGCGGGCCTTGAAGGAGGCCCTGGGCAATAAAGAAGGCATCAACCGTTACGGCCACGCTCTTTTGCCCATGGATGAGGCTTTAGTGCTCGTGGCGGTGGACCTGAGCGGCCGGGGCTTTCTAGCCTACGAAGTTTCCCTGCCGTCACCCCGGGTGGGGAATTTCGATACCGAGCTGGTGGAAGAGTTCCTGCGGGCGCTGGCCTTAAACGGGGAGTTTACCCTGCACGTACGCCTTTTGGCCGGGCGGAACACCCACCATATCATTGAAGCCATTTTCAAGGGTCTGGGCCGGGCGCTGAAATCTGCCATGGCCCCAGATCCCCGGACGCCGGGTGTACCCTCCACTAAAGGGTTGTTGTAG
- the hisH gene encoding imidazole glycerol phosphate synthase subunit HisH has translation MIAIIDYGMGNLRSVQKAFERVGFRAEVVRDPALVGQARGVVLPGVGAFRDAMDNLIAAGLDRAVKEAIATGKPFLGICLGLQLLFEVSEEFGSTPGLGIFPGRVRRIHWEVKIPHMGWNRVFFQKEISLTRGVLDGATFYFVHSYYVDPGDQDLVAGVTTYGQPFTSMVNRGNVFGIQFHPEKSSTLGLKILQNFGELVAKC, from the coding sequence TTGATTGCCATCATTGATTACGGGATGGGGAACCTGCGCAGTGTACAGAAAGCTTTTGAAAGGGTGGGTTTCAGGGCCGAGGTGGTGCGGGACCCGGCCCTCGTGGGACAGGCCCGGGGGGTGGTCCTGCCGGGAGTGGGAGCCTTCCGGGATGCCATGGACAATCTTATAGCTGCCGGCCTGGACCGGGCAGTTAAGGAGGCCATTGCCACAGGCAAACCCTTCCTGGGCATCTGCCTGGGACTGCAGCTCCTGTTTGAAGTGAGTGAGGAGTTTGGTTCCACACCGGGACTGGGTATTTTCCCCGGACGGGTGCGCCGCATTCACTGGGAGGTTAAAATTCCCCACATGGGGTGGAACCGGGTATTTTTCCAGAAGGAGATTTCCCTGACCCGGGGAGTTCTTGACGGAGCAACTTTTTATTTCGTTCATTCATATTATGTAGACCCGGGGGATCAGGACCTGGTGGCGGGGGTAACCACCTACGGTCAGCCCTTTACCTCCATGGTCAATCGGGGTAACGTTTTTGGCATCCAGTTTCACCCGGAAAAGAGCAGCACCCTGGGGCTAAAAATTCTGCAAAACTTTGGGGAGTTGGTGGCCAAATGTTAA